Proteins encoded by one window of Candidatus Binatia bacterium:
- a CDS encoding ABC transporter ATP-binding protein, producing MSEVAVAVEGLTRVFGDFVAVDRLDLEVRSGTVFGFLGPNGAGKSTTIRMLCGILRPTSGRATVGGFDVATDTDRVKNSIGYMSQKFSLYEDLTVEENLRFFAGIYGVRGAQREARIAWALEMADLRGRGGMRTGELAGGWRQRLALGCAVLHEPPILFLDEPTSGVDPASRRDFWDMIGDLAHRGITVFVTTHFMDEAEHCDRLALIYGGRIVASGSPSTLKHEHMSRALLEVECGALMTAYAALKGRAEIASVALFGNALHVVAGDEAAARTAIAAALAAAGVRIERLERIEPSLEDAFVAIIEQTGEPA from the coding sequence GTGAGCGAGGTCGCCGTCGCCGTCGAAGGGCTGACGCGGGTGTTCGGCGACTTCGTGGCGGTCGATCGCCTCGACCTCGAGGTCCGTTCCGGCACCGTGTTCGGTTTCCTCGGTCCGAACGGGGCCGGCAAGTCGACGACGATCCGCATGCTCTGCGGCATCCTGCGCCCGACCTCCGGTCGCGCCACGGTCGGCGGCTTCGACGTCGCCACCGACACCGACCGCGTCAAGAACAGCATCGGCTATATGTCGCAGAAGTTCTCGCTGTACGAGGATCTCACCGTCGAGGAGAACCTGCGCTTCTTCGCGGGCATTTACGGGGTGCGCGGCGCCCAGCGCGAGGCCCGCATCGCCTGGGCTCTCGAGATGGCCGACCTCCGCGGCCGCGGCGGCATGCGCACCGGAGAACTCGCCGGTGGCTGGCGGCAGCGCCTCGCCCTCGGCTGTGCCGTGCTGCACGAACCGCCCATCCTCTTCCTCGACGAGCCGACGAGTGGCGTCGATCCGGCCTCGCGCCGCGATTTCTGGGATATGATCGGCGACCTTGCGCACCGGGGCATCACGGTGTTCGTGACCACGCACTTCATGGACGAGGCCGAGCACTGCGACCGTCTGGCGCTCATCTACGGCGGCCGCATCGTCGCCAGCGGCAGCCCGTCCACACTCAAGCACGAGCACATGTCCCGCGCTCTGCTCGAAGTCGAGTGCGGCGCCCTGATGACCGCATACGCGGCGCTCAAGGGGCGCGCGGAGATTGCCAGCGTCGCCCTGTTCGGCAATGCCCTGCACGTCGTCGCCGGCGACGAGGCCGCGGCGCGGACCGCAATCGCGGCGGCCCTCGCGGCGGCCGGGGTGCGTATCGAACGCCTCGAACGCATCGAGCCGTCGCTCGAGGACGCCTTCGTTGCCATCATCGAACAAACCGGGGAGCCGGCGTGA
- a CDS encoding ABC transporter permease: MSAALGWQRAARSIRAVMQRELIDVLRDRRSLLLTLLYPISMLIMYGYGIRYDVENVAVTVLDYSETPESRTLIEELTRSGYFRIARHARHQREVERDLATERARAAAVIPYDFADRLRLGTPTAVQVLIDASDSNTATIAQGYALAIVNRFAARYADGAAVAPIEVASRVWYNPQLESVNFIVPGVIAVIMMIVGAILTALSIVKEKERGTIEQILVSPIRPIEMMIGKIVPYTIIAIVDLAIIVAAGYFVFGVPIKGSLVQFAFVSVLYLVCSLGVGVFVSTLADNMQTAMLAAVFLSLLPSVLLSGFVFPIEYMPVAIQAISYFFPGRYFVDAIRGIYLKGVGLEVLWPDAVFMTVFAVGIVALSAARFRDRLD, translated from the coding sequence GTGAGTGCGGCGCTGGGTTGGCAGCGCGCCGCACGCAGCATCCGCGCCGTCATGCAGCGCGAGCTGATCGACGTCCTCCGCGACCGCCGCAGCCTTCTGCTCACGCTGCTCTACCCGATCAGCATGCTGATCATGTACGGGTACGGCATACGCTACGACGTCGAGAACGTCGCCGTGACGGTTCTGGACTACAGCGAGACGCCGGAAAGCCGCACCCTGATCGAGGAACTGACGCGATCCGGCTACTTCCGGATTGCCCGGCACGCGCGCCACCAGCGCGAGGTCGAACGCGATCTTGCCACCGAGCGGGCACGGGCCGCCGCGGTCATTCCGTACGATTTCGCCGACCGGCTGCGGCTCGGCACGCCGACGGCCGTGCAGGTCCTCATCGACGCTTCCGACTCGAACACGGCGACGATCGCGCAGGGGTACGCACTGGCCATCGTTAACCGCTTTGCCGCCCGCTATGCCGACGGCGCGGCGGTGGCGCCGATCGAGGTGGCCAGCCGCGTCTGGTACAACCCGCAACTCGAAAGCGTCAACTTCATCGTCCCCGGCGTCATTGCCGTGATCATGATGATCGTCGGCGCCATTCTCACCGCTCTCAGTATCGTCAAGGAGAAGGAACGCGGCACCATCGAGCAGATCCTCGTATCGCCCATCCGGCCGATAGAAATGATGATCGGCAAGATCGTGCCCTACACCATCATCGCCATTGTCGACCTCGCCATCATTGTCGCCGCCGGTTACTTCGTGTTCGGCGTGCCCATCAAGGGCAGCCTCGTGCAGTTCGCGTTCGTGTCCGTCCTCTACCTGGTCTGCTCGCTCGGGGTCGGCGTCTTCGTGTCGACGCTGGCCGACAACATGCAGACCGCGATGCTGGCCGCCGTCTTCCTTTCCTTGTTGCCTTCGGTGCTGCTGTCCGGCTTCGTGTTCCCGATCGAATACATGCCGGTGGCGATTCAGGCGATCTCGTACTTCTTTCCCGGACGCTACTTCGTCGATGCGATTCGGGGCATCTATCTGAAAGGCGTCGGGCTGGAGGTGCTCTGGCCCGACGCGGTGTTCATGACCGTCTTCGCGGTGGGCATCGTCGCGCTCAGCGCCGCGCGGTTCCGCGACCGGCTGGATTGA
- a CDS encoding ABC transporter permease, whose amino-acid sequence MLASLRRIIEIVRKEIIQIRRDRRMFGLVLMMPVLELFIFGYVVANDVDNIDLAVCDFSRTPESRSLVEQLERSGYFRVRAPCARLDDADGLLDRGVVKVVLAIPPDFAMRLKRGETAPVMAAIDGSNSNTATIASSYLQQVTWTQAVDVLMPDGRAARLAPPAPVEAEPRMWFNPELRMLRFMVPGIICILLMESLVIMTAMAIVKEKERGTIEQILVSPIKRFEYIIGKALPFVGLGYVNVTLVILVGTYWFDVAIAGSIPLLFALTGLFIFTCLGMGLMASALSDTQQQASMTGQFIILPNMFFSGFMFPIASMPEVVQKFTYAIPLRYYITIVRGIFLKGVGWTELKDEAGILVGFSIVILGLATTFFRKQIR is encoded by the coding sequence ATGCTCGCCTCGCTGCGTCGCATTATCGAAATCGTTCGCAAGGAGATCATTCAGATCCGCCGCGACCGGCGCATGTTCGGGCTCGTCCTCATGATGCCGGTGCTGGAGCTGTTCATCTTCGGGTACGTGGTTGCCAACGACGTCGATAACATCGACCTTGCCGTTTGCGATTTCAGTCGCACGCCGGAAAGCCGCAGCCTGGTCGAGCAACTCGAGCGCAGCGGCTACTTCCGGGTGCGCGCCCCCTGCGCCCGGCTCGACGACGCCGACGGTCTGCTCGATCGGGGCGTCGTCAAGGTCGTACTCGCCATCCCGCCCGACTTCGCCATGCGGCTCAAGCGCGGCGAGACGGCGCCGGTGATGGCGGCGATCGACGGCAGCAACTCCAACACCGCGACGATTGCGTCGTCGTACCTCCAGCAGGTGACCTGGACTCAGGCTGTCGACGTTCTGATGCCGGACGGCCGCGCCGCGCGCCTGGCTCCGCCGGCCCCGGTCGAGGCCGAGCCCCGCATGTGGTTCAACCCGGAGCTGCGCATGCTGCGCTTCATGGTGCCGGGAATCATTTGCATCCTGCTCATGGAATCGCTGGTGATCATGACGGCGATGGCCATCGTGAAGGAGAAGGAACGCGGCACCATCGAGCAGATTCTCGTGTCGCCGATCAAACGGTTCGAGTACATCATCGGCAAAGCGCTGCCTTTCGTCGGCCTCGGCTACGTCAACGTTACCCTGGTCATCCTCGTCGGTACGTACTGGTTCGACGTCGCCATTGCCGGCAGCATCCCGCTGCTGTTCGCCCTCACGGGGCTCTTCATCTTCACCTGCCTCGGCATGGGCCTGATGGCTTCGGCGCTCTCGGACACCCAGCAACAGGCCTCGATGACCGGACAGTTCATCATCCTGCCGAACATGTTCTTCTCCGGGTTCATGTTCCCCATCGCCAGCATGCCGGAGGTGGTGCAGAAGTTCACCTACGCGATCCCGTTGCGGTATTACATAACGATCGTGCGCGGCATCTTCCTCAAGGGCGTCGGCTGGACGGAGCTCAAGGACGAAGCCGGCATTCTGGTCGGCTTCAGCATCGTCATCCTCGGCCTGGCGACGACGTTCTTCAGAAAACAGATCAGATAG
- a CDS encoding glycosyltransferase family 2 protein has protein sequence MFDGQRVAVVVPALNEAAHVGDVVRRMPQYVDVVVVVDDGSTDDTAKVAAAVGDPRVHVIRHPAPRGVGGATIAGARRALELEADLVVKVDGDGQMDPQRIAALLAPLVREGYDYAKGNRFLHATALRQMPVPRLLGNLALTFLTKLASGYWHIFDPQNGFLAVKATALRALDLDDINPWFFFENDMLIHLNVFNCRVKDVPIPAHYGNEQSSLRVERILLRFPAYLTRGFVRRVWEKYMLRDFSPIGMFWLLGAPLMIFGFVFAMATWARSLASGVPASTGTVMLSVLPFLLGFELILQAIMLEIRESPR, from the coding sequence ATGTTCGACGGACAGCGCGTGGCCGTGGTGGTGCCGGCCCTCAACGAGGCGGCACACGTCGGAGATGTCGTGCGGCGGATGCCGCAGTACGTGGACGTCGTCGTCGTCGTCGACGACGGCAGCACCGACGACACGGCGAAGGTCGCCGCCGCAGTCGGGGATCCGCGCGTGCATGTGATCCGTCATCCGGCCCCGCGTGGTGTCGGTGGCGCGACGATTGCGGGGGCTCGGCGCGCCCTCGAGCTGGAGGCGGACCTCGTGGTCAAGGTCGACGGCGACGGCCAGATGGACCCGCAGCGCATCGCGGCGCTGCTCGCGCCGCTGGTGCGCGAGGGTTACGACTACGCCAAGGGCAACCGTTTCCTGCACGCCACCGCCCTGCGCCAGATGCCCGTGCCGCGCCTGCTCGGCAATCTCGCCCTGACCTTCCTGACCAAGCTGGCATCCGGTTACTGGCACATCTTCGATCCACAAAACGGCTTCCTGGCCGTCAAGGCGACGGCGTTGCGCGCTCTCGATCTCGACGACATCAACCCGTGGTTCTTCTTCGAGAACGACATGCTGATCCATCTGAATGTCTTCAATTGCCGGGTAAAAGACGTTCCGATACCGGCGCACTACGGTAACGAGCAGTCGTCGTTGCGAGTCGAACGTATTCTGCTCCGTTTCCCGGCCTACCTCACGCGCGGTTTTGTACGGCGCGTGTGGGAGAAGTACATGCTGCGCGATTTCTCGCCGATCGGGATGTTCTGGCTGCTCGGTGCGCCGCTGATGATCTTCGGGTTCGTCTTCGCCATGGCGACCTGGGCCCGCTCGCTGGCCTCCGGCGTTCCCGCCAGCACCGGCACGGTGATGCTCAGCGTGTTGCCGTTTCTGCTCGGCTTCGAACTGATCCTCCAGGCGATAATGCTGGAAATACGGGAGAGCCCGCGGTAA
- a CDS encoding cytochrome-c peroxidase, translating into MKAVRVKTSWALLLALAAVAGCGDGDDSAPPTLDRQLQRSIEAAGISTLDSGPTPPTAKVDLGRALMFDKLLSGNRDISCATCHHPLLHTGDALSLPLGTGARGLGPARVPLTEQGFIPRNAPEAFNRGAPEWRTMFWDMRVAGSADSGFSTPAGDRLPGGLENVLAAQAMFPVTSPEEMRGAPGDHDVFGQPNELAAIDGNDLGAIWDALMQRILAIPEYVAMFNAAFPDVANGELGFQHAANAIAAFEIDAWTFTESPWDRYVAGDRSALSDSAKRGAILFFGDAGCATCHSGNLLTDQKAHNIGVPQIGPGKGTSAPEDYGRELVSHNPADRYAFRTPPLRNVAMTGPWMHDGAFTTLRGAVEHVLDPARSLRQYDVAQLSEELQPTFQGDDATIEAILAGLDPDIATPRLLSEQQVDDLMSFLEALTDPAAGDQSRDIPDSVPSGLPVYD; encoded by the coding sequence TTGAAAGCCGTAAGAGTGAAGACCTCATGGGCTCTGCTGCTGGCGCTGGCAGCAGTTGCGGGCTGCGGCGACGGCGACGATTCGGCACCGCCGACCCTCGACCGACAACTGCAAAGGTCGATCGAGGCCGCCGGTATCAGTACGCTGGATTCCGGCCCGACGCCACCGACGGCGAAAGTCGACCTGGGCCGGGCACTGATGTTCGACAAGCTCCTGAGTGGCAACCGCGACATCTCCTGCGCCACCTGTCACCATCCTCTGCTGCATACTGGCGACGCCCTCTCGCTGCCGCTGGGAACCGGCGCCCGCGGCCTCGGGCCGGCGCGCGTTCCCTTGACCGAGCAGGGTTTCATACCGCGTAACGCGCCGGAGGCGTTCAACCGGGGTGCACCCGAATGGCGGACGATGTTCTGGGATATGCGCGTTGCCGGCAGTGCCGACTCGGGCTTCTCCACCCCAGCGGGGGACCGGCTCCCCGGCGGCCTCGAAAACGTGCTTGCCGCGCAGGCGATGTTTCCGGTTACCTCTCCGGAAGAAATGCGCGGTGCGCCCGGCGACCACGACGTCTTCGGTCAGCCGAACGAACTCGCCGCGATCGACGGCAACGACCTCGGCGCGATTTGGGACGCGCTCATGCAACGGATTCTCGCGATTCCGGAATACGTCGCGATGTTCAACGCCGCCTTCCCCGATGTCGCCAACGGCGAGTTGGGATTCCAGCACGCGGCCAACGCCATTGCGGCGTTCGAGATCGACGCCTGGACCTTCACGGAGAGCCCGTGGGACCGCTATGTTGCGGGCGATCGTTCGGCTTTGTCGGACAGCGCCAAGCGCGGCGCCATCCTGTTCTTCGGCGACGCGGGATGCGCCACGTGCCATAGCGGCAACCTCTTGACCGACCAGAAGGCCCACAACATCGGCGTACCGCAGATCGGGCCGGGAAAGGGGACCTCGGCGCCCGAGGATTATGGCCGGGAACTGGTAAGCCACAACCCGGCGGACCGTTACGCGTTCCGCACCCCGCCGCTGCGCAACGTGGCCATGACCGGACCGTGGATGCACGACGGCGCGTTCACCACGCTGCGTGGGGCCGTGGAACACGTTCTCGATCCCGCCCGCTCGCTGCGCCAATACGACGTTGCGCAACTCTCCGAGGAGCTGCAACCCACCTTCCAGGGCGACGACGCCACCATCGAGGCGATTCTGGCGGGTCTGGACCCCGACATTGCCACTCCGCGTCTTCTCTCGGAGCAGCAGGTCGACGATCTGATGAGTTTTCTCGAAGCGCTGACCGATCCGGCAGCCGGCGACCAGAGCCGCGACATTCCTGACTCGGTGCCTAGCGGCTTGCCGGTCTATGATTGA